gtgagcacagtcaggagggcaatcttcaaggagagtgccttaagctcagctgacagcaaaggctcaaagggggctctctgtagacgctgaagaactacagagaggtcccatgagggaacgaggcacggtctggaggggttcagcctcctggcgcctctcaggaacatgatgatcaggtcatgcttccctaaggacttaccgtccactgtgtcatggtgtgctgctatagcagcaacgtacaccttcaaggtggaaggggacagccgcccttccaacctctcctgcaggaaggaaagcaccgatctgattccgcatctctgggggtcttccacGCTGGGACCGGGCCGCaagggcgggctgcagcggagccagtgcagtcaccgcagggggacgcccttggcaacgagcagacggggtgcgggatcttgagccgtgccgtggcaggatgtgccagataacctccgtctgctgcttcaccgctgagaactgctgggcaaagtccttggtgtcgccggactggccaacttgggaaatggggcagcaaggaaccatgccttgtcggcctctcccatctcgaccaggttgagccaaaggtggctctcctggaccaccaagatggacatcgcccgcccgagagaccacgccttgaccttcattgcccggagagcgaggtcggtcgccgagcgcagctcctgcatcaatcccggggcggaactaccctcgtgcagttccttggAGCCATggagtgcagggcggaggcggcttgtccagcggcaccataggccttggccatcagagacgacgtaaacctacaggccttggacgggagctttgggtgcctgtgccaggtggcggcgctctgcgggcataggtgcactgcgagagCCTTTATCCAATGGGGgtattgccgaatagcccttggccaccccaccatcgagggtagtgagggcagggaagctgaaagatcgggaccgggcagtaaaaagtgcctcccacgaccttgtcagctcttcatgcacttccgggaagaaaggaacgggggcggggcgaggctttgagcagcgccgtgagcccagggACCAAagagtgtgtgccgctcttttagagaaatatattcttttagagaaatatactcttatttctgcgaagagcccaggggcattctctgcagtgcaccagtgcagaggagggagatgctgctgaaatgtgccgacagatccagcagaggtgaatgaacagctgtgggaattcagctcagtgaccattcggctccgaagagaaaatctgaatgagtggttgcataccagctccttttatacccgtatgtccggaggagtggcatgcaaataccactcgccaattttcattggccttttatcaaagaccagtggtgtctcgggctcccaagagtgacacctagtttcactacatcgacacaatgtcgagtgagtgacagatagggcacctgtaatacacttccctcATCTTATTCCAAACCTCAATGTTTTCCTCTTCCCTGGTACACTAATCCTCGTTTTCCCTGGTTATTCTCATATTAAAATAATgcggtttagggttagggtaagaggTCAGACTTTATGCTTAGATTTAGGGTTTGAGTTAGAAGTTAACCTTAGGAAAATTCTTCATaatattttatgaattttataatattggttcatttatttttcttcatgggagtaaaatttgtacatttttgtatgagccaacttgtaTAATTTCATACTATTTTGACACCTTATACTATTATTTCATCTTGTCGTGAGACCGGGTTGGCAATGCCAGCATTCTCTTCTCATATTTTGAATGTGTGGATCCTGTATGCATGTAGAAAGTCTGTAGAGTGGACTGACCTTTACCtcagtgaaagtgtgtgtgtgtttgtacaaaGAGCCTGGTTTCCATGACTGTGTGACAGTGTCCCCTGGTGTAATTGCCCTCTTTTGCTATGATCTAGCCCCTTAACAAATCACCAAGCCACTTTCCACATCTGCTGCATGTCAGCATCTGCCAGACGCGCTCACCCGTCCGGGACGCTGCCTGAGAGCCTTCATTATGCCTGCTGCTGAACAGGTAGAACTGTTTGGCAATTACCAAACAATGTTGCTGACCTTGTGCCCGCCTGGACGTCCTAACACATCACTGTCATTTTATGGCCAAAAGTTTTGGTAATGCCTTCCATCGAATGATTTTTATGAATGTGCTTACTGAGTAAATTGTTTGTGGCTCCTTTTTGTTCATGCTTTTCATATGGTTCAATAAGGCTTTTTTCAAAGGTGGTTGTGACCCATCTGATCTGTATTGTACAAATTATTTTCAGATGCATCTTAACCAGGGGTTATCAGCCTTTTTCAACCCAAGGACCCCCTTTTCAGACTCTCAGGTCACattcacactaatccatttaatcCGTTTTCAGTTCCAAAGTTTGCAGTTTTGGAGAACATTTTTGAAAGTCTCAGAAACATCATTCCAGAAtggcgtaaatgtagcaaaatcagtgTTTTCttacaaacatttattattatggaCACAGCCTCAGACAATCTAGATTGTCCTGGTAACATTGTAAAACTTCCATTAATAACAATTAACattatacattacatttttttcattgccACGTCCTGGATTCATCATCCCATTGTATTGTCCTATACACAGATTTACATCCATTTTATGATGGTTTTATGCTCTAGAAGCAACCAAATCATTCAAAGATTGTTTAAAAGGTTCTTTCTTTCAACCAAATTTTCTTTAAAGCTACAGAacatattaaaaacatttagaaacaCAGAATATTTTAgaaacagaataattttttttaagtttatttttacatttctaaatgttttaCATATCAGTTCACAAACCAAAATGATCTCACAGGGCCACTGATTGAAAACCCTGGATCTAAATAGTTGATACATGCTGCAAATTGTATCCACTGATAGGCACACTCTCTCTGAATTGCCTGTAATGCAGATTACTGTATTTTGGGAAATAAAATCTGTCAGTTACCTgacacacattgtttttcttttttgttttttagacagATAATCAAATTCCTTTTAATCAATGTATTACACATGTGTGAACTTTTTACACCCCTcataacattttttacttttttccatttaaataggGGAATCCACAAGATGTGTAGTGCTCTGAAGCTATAATCTTCAAAAGAGTGACATTTTAGCAGTTTCCCATTCCATTGTCCATCTGCAATCTGAACAGGAATAAAGAGACAAATCCAAACAAAGAGTATGCGCCCATCCGTAAACAGAGCCTCACTTTAAGACAGGATTATATGAATGATCCAACATTTAGCACACCAAACTGGCCTCCCTGTTGCTCTGATGACTTTATGGGTCAGGAGGTGGGAACGCTGGAACAGTGGGGAGGTTTGTTCATAAGTGTGCTTCCTCCCCAGGCTGTGCACCTCTGAGTTTAAGTCATGCTTTTGCCCCCAGCAGCTGCTGTCTTCAGATTCTCCACCTTACCTCTTGTGGGTTCTTTATCTCCAGTACCTGAACTTGCGTTTTGCCCCCTGGGCCACACTTTTGTGCTCTAGTCCTGTGTAAACAGATGTGCATGATGTCCGGCCTGCAGAGAGGAAGTTGTAAACTTTCAGGAAAGGCTTCAGTCCCCATTCTTATGGAGCACACTCAGTGCAAGCCACTGGGCTTACACATGCTAATGCAAGCAAACAGCTCCTGTTCGGACTGTAACTGTCTGAAGTTTGACCATGTTACATCCACAAAATATACCCTGCAAACAAGCAGAAATGCAATTGAATGGCAGGGCAGGGAGGTTATATCGCCCTTTTCCACAAAAGAGAGGAGAGCAAATAACATCTGTGATCTGAGGAGTGGTTTGGCAGTGTTTGTGCATCTGTGTGGTGCTCTGACAATGCACTTTTCTTTTTGATCTACCGTGGCCCCAGAAAGTGTTTGAACTCTTAAGCCATACTTTTAAAAGTTTCAATTTCACACCAAGTGACATCTGCAGAGATAttgtttttctcagaactaactttactaAGTTATTTTTTAACTTGCTGGTCACaaatggatttttatttattattgtgtttgtgtgtggatggATGTTgtcagttcctctcaagttcacactGCTGTTCTAGCAGAataacaggtgtagttcatcacattaactatttaTATGTTTCACTAAGTTTGACAGCCAGaggtgtccaaatacatttttccttaaTTTGGAAAAACATATCTATTGTTTTAacatttaagtgtggcttaagggtCCAAATACTTTCTTGGGGCCACTTGAAGTATCTCTTGGCATAGGAGTCAATAGCTTTGGCACTCTCTGATAAACTTTATCATGTTTATGCTGATGAGCCATGGCTGTGATAGAACAATTACGGTCAATGGTAAAACACAGACTTGTAATTTCATGTGGACTCAAAGAGTTTTAAGTGAGTTACAAAATATGTAGATCCTTTGTGGAGTTATCCTACAATTATTTCTCTATTTATTTCTATGTATATATATTGGGGGAACAAACTAACAGCACTAAATTGGTAGTTAATGAAACAGTAATAGTAGCTTCCAAAGGGTTGTCCCTCATTTAAGCTTGACACACATTTATTGATCCATATCAAGCTTTGTCCAGTTGACGCCACATTATGTGAAGACGCTGGCTTAAGCTATTGAGTAATAAagatatgaataaaataaacatttaaacatggtttgtgtaataaacatttgaataaaataaacatttttgcctTTGATATCAAAATCGATATCAGTTTTATTTAGGAGTGCAATGCTAATATTCTATACAGAAGTAGTGCTTTGGTGAACTTAAGGTGCTGCAAAGAACCTTTGAAGAACGTTTATTTTTACGAGTGTAGGCAAAGGATTAGATGCAACAGTTTTCTTATGCCACTTGTCAGACTGGAAACTCGTCCAGAATGTATTGATTGAAATGAGTGCAGGTTTTAGTACCGAATGCTCTCAGCCAATCGAAAGGGATCCCGTTAAACACCCGTGTTCGCGCGTCTCCTCTAATGGACCTGTTAAAGAGCTCAAGCACACCTTCATCCACTGACATCTGACCGCATCACATCCGACGAGAAGCTGCTTGCACTTCAAGTGTCTGCTTGATACGAGAATACATAATTAAGATACCATTTCAGAAATACTCCTGGAATTTGGACATCTTGGAAAATGCTTCAATATCAGGAGTCAGGAGTGAAAACGACACCAGGTCATCGGATTTCCTTTTCAATTCTTGACATTTTGGATCCCAAAAAGTTCACAAGTAAAAAGACAGATGTAACATCGGAGAAAAAACGGACACCACCTTTAGAAAACACAGACTTTGGAAGTTTAGAGGAACAGCGCACCAGCAGGGAAAGTCCTGGACATGGGGAATCGAGTCTCTGCAAAAATACCAGTAAGGAAATACACTCAACAATAACCAGACACCCCTGTATTGTTCTTATTTTGCATGcgtatttatgtttttaattttacgTTTGTAGTTGTATATTAAATAGTACTTTCCCACTACAGCTAATTCTGGTGGAAATGCAAAGAGAAAGATTTCTTCCAAACAGATCTTTTGTCACATTGTGTCATTAGATGAGAATTTGACCTTCCCCTCATTTCCAAGGCGTCGTTTTCTTTAAGCAGCCACAGCTGAGTAAGTGATTGCCATTGGGACAGTCAGGGCAGATAATTGTTTAAATCGTCCCATTGAGGATGCCTGCGCTCACTTTGATCGATATCCCATTACTGGATGCTGCATATCTCCCTCCAGCAGCTTGCGCCTCCAAACTTCAAACCCCTGCCATGTCTGATCCCAAATTTCGTTCGATTAAAACTTCCCTTTAAATAGATGACATTTATCGATTTGCCGACAAATATGAAACTCCATTAGCGCGTCATGGCTGGATGGCAGAGCTGGATTTAACTGGTGTCTTTCCGCAACATGACATTTGAGGCGATTTGTGATTTAGAAATTGTTGAGGGATTATGGCCAattccacctctctctctctctctctctctctctctctctctcactcacacacacacacacacacacacacacacacacacacacacacacaaacacacgttggtgcagctatcattatgaggactctccatagacataatgattttttatactgtatgaactatagattctacccCTTAACCCcagccctaaccctacccctaaacctaaccctcacaataaaactttctgcatttttacatttaaaaaaaaaaaaaaaacatagtttagtatgtttttttttaagtgatttgaattatggggacactagaaatgtcttcataaaccacatttatagcataatacccttgtaattaccagtttgtaaccagtTTATAAGCTATTACGTCAATTATTGGCCATAAATGCAATACACTGATATTAAACTGAAAGtaacaaacaaatgtttatatatatatatatatatatatatatatatatatatatatatatatatatatatatatatatattatttttatttttattttttttgacaggtTCAGCTGAAGAACATCAAAGTTGTGTTAGGCTGCATCCGCCTGATCCAGATGTTGACTCGGACTCAGTAACCGGACCAGCAGCGGATGATTTGTCACGCCAGCGGCGGCGTCGGTCCGATCACAGCTGCGCGAAGCCACGCCGTGCCAGAACCGCGTTTACCTACGAACAGCTGATGGCTCTGGAGAACAAGTTCCGCGCAACCCGTTATTTATCCGTGTGCGAGCGACTAAATCTCGCGTTGTCCCTGAGCCTGACCGAAACCCAAGTCAAGATTTGGTTCCAAAACCGAAGAACCAAGTGGAAAAAGCAGAACCCTGGGGCTGACAGTTCCCTGCAACCCGGCACGAACGCTCTGCCAGGCACAAGCCCGACTTGTGGATCCACACCTGCCCTCCACCATCCGTTCAGCACCGGGAACGTGATCTTTCATTCTGCTGGCCCGGTGCACCTGGCATCCTCCGGTAGACTCTTGCATCCATTTTTGACTGATGGCTTTCTGCAGCCAGCATTCTTCACTCCACATTTATGAAGTCTCAAAGGAGGAATGATCATAGACGACCTGTAAATGTGAATTTATAAACATCAGACTATACTGTAAGTGTTTATGATCCTCAAGATTTGTTTGGATCAGATCTGATCAATTTGAAGATTCAGACACTCCATCACTGTGTGAACATTTTAagattgcagttttttttttttttttttttttctattaatttattttcagagACTCCATGGTCAAGCAAAGATACATTTCAGATGTATCAACCAAATAAATGATATATCGGAATGATCTGATCACATGAGCATACAAGGATTTGAGACAGCTCTTGTGGGTGTATAAGCTTCTGGCTCCTTTTTAACATAAATTAAGTAATGTCAGCAATTTGATACATTAACTACTGTGGATGAATGACATCAAATTCTGACTGAACTTTCAAATAAAGTCATTGATGTTTATTACAGTGTGTAAAAGCATTTTGAGGTCAACATAACAATAAAATCAGACTGAAGGCCATTTCTTGATTTTATTTCACTCTGAGGTATTTATCAATTTGAATCTCCATTAGTATTTATTTTAGCTCAACCGAAATAATACAACATATATGAGGGTCAGCATGGCTTttcaacctgtgtg
The genomic region above belongs to Myxocyprinus asiaticus isolate MX2 ecotype Aquarium Trade chromosome 23, UBuf_Myxa_2, whole genome shotgun sequence and contains:
- the LOC127413810 gene encoding NK1 transcription factor-related protein 2-like; translated protein: MLQYQESGVKTTPGHRISFSILDILDPKKFTSKKTDVTSEKKRTPPLENTDFGSLEEQRTSRESPGHGESSLCKNTNVDSDSVTGPAADDLSRQRRRRSDHSCAKPRRARTAFTYEQLMALENKFRATRYLSVCERLNLALSLSLTETQVKIWFQNRRTKWKKQNPGADSSLQPGTNALPGTSPTCGSTPALHHPFSTGNVIFHSAGPVHLASSGRLLHPFLTDGFLQPAFFTPHL